The DNA sequence CTAGAACAGCAAATAACTTACCTCCAAGCACATTTAAGTaatacagaagagaaggcagatCTATGCCAGTTAATGAAGAAGGATGGAAGAAACAAAGAACACTTGTATTTGAGACTGAAGAAAAGGAACTGTGGCATTCTTCAAAGCTAAAATTCCATGGTTGCTTATGATGTCTCCAGTTATAGAAGAATGATGTGGCAGAGTAGGGATAGTTATTAGGAAAAAGTTTAACTGTTAGTGGATTGCTATTGTGATGGACACTGAATTCACTAACAGTTATATTGTCAGCCTGCCACTAATGTTGCTGTATCTTTGAAGTGCACACTCTACTTTTTGCCTGGTAATGTCACTCATGAGTGGAACGCTAGATGTAAAAACACCATGGTTCATACAATTTATCTTTGCCATTCTTTGTAGGGGGAAAAGTTATGAAAGACAGATGTTCACATGCCACATTAATCTCACAAAAGCTTAATGGAGCTTATTGCACAGTTGGGGGaaggtgtggccctccagatgttacgtACCACAACACAGCCAATGGTGAGAGATGACATGTTGCAGCCCAACATTGGTGGGCCACACATTCTCTACATCTGGCTAACTACCTAAATGGGGTACATGCGGCTGCTGGAATTTTCTGCAGCCCTTCTATACCATCAGTTACCAACACCAGCAAAATTGGAGGCACTAATACCAAGGATACCAAGGTGATAACACTTTGTTTTCCATAAGGACAATCAATATGTGCCTGGTTTGTACTACTAATAAATAGTAATATTGTAAGATGCTTTTCCAATAATattgtgtgtggggggagggggaacctTGTATGTAGAGAACGACACACCAGAAAGAAAACATCTCCATATGTTGTTGGGATTCAACCCCCCTTTTTTCTCACTACTGGACATAACATGGATCTCAGGTTTTCAATCTCTGACATAATATTTAGTTTCCTATATCGATGACGTgttagtatgtgtgtgtgcaagagACAGAGACAGGGAGAGTGTGCACATTTCATCATATAAATGCCCATTTGCTGGCTGGCGTGCTTCAATAGGAACCAAAATGAAAGTGCATAAAAGCACCAATATGCCTCCCTTGGATCAGAAATCAGATTTTTTACTATTCATTCATAAAACATGGCAGATTTGGCTTGCTTATAAAAAATTTCAAGGTGAAATCTTTCAGCAAGATAGAAACATTTTCAAGATAGTTTCCACACTGTCGTTGAAAATATCCAGCAATGGTATGGGGCCTATTGCCTGCCTCCCACTGATTTGCATACAAACTAAGCAGAAGATTCATGGATTGCAGTCTCTCTATTAGAAAATTGCTTCTGAACTCCAGGCCATAACTGAGTGAAATCCGCTGAAACTGAATGTCTCCAAGAATAATGTTATTTGTCCAGCTGTTCCCATCCCATCACCTTTATAATGTTGAATTTATTGCAAGATACACATACACATCACTACTGACACCCAAGTCACCCAAAAAGCTAAGCAGCATTTTCCGCAAGTACAAAAATACACATTTATTTCAGACCATATACAATAGCAAAATTTTATCAAGATATATTATACAATCTCAAAGCATTTAAAGATAATGCATTACTTTCAATATATTATAACAAAGATGATTTCAATGCTATAATAAAATTAGAGAAGTTCTGCCTGCAACACCACCATCAAGATGTAATGCCGTTAAACAGCATCATCATTAAGAAAGGATTCACAACTGAAAAAAGGAATGTCCAAATGGGGCACAGTAAGGTGACACACACAAAAGTTGGAATTAAGTTATAGAAAGGTCAAGATTGATGATTAATTTAGAAACTCTCCTTTTGCTGCAAGAATAAAATGACTAGCACTGTTGAACAGCTGcctcataaaacatataaaaacattaaaaggtcTTTCCTTGGAGGACAATGAAATGGACCACCAGTTTCAAAACAGCAGTACAATACCACTAACTAAGGAGGCAGAGACTGACCTCACATACTACATCCAAATCACAGTGGACACAAAACATACATTTACAATGTTTTGAACATATAGGAGTGGTTTAGAGAAGAAGTGTATAGCAAGAGCATACAAAAGTATTTTGCTAGTGTCCTAGAATGCAATGTTCCCCTTGAAAGTTTCCCAGATATGTCTCTTAAACCACATGACTGTATCCAGGAAAATCATTCTGATAATCGTCAAACAGAATAAAATTCTATTAAGTCCCTGATGAGAATATATCCTCTTGGGATATTACAAGGTTCAGTTGAAATGGAATTATTTTGACGATGGCTGCTCAAACGTAAGATTCCTCTGTGAACAATTTTTTGTCCATCGCCTCAAATTTGGGATCCGTACACAATTTTTTTAGCCATTCCGTTTTGCTGACATCAGGCCCTTCCTGTGATCTAGGAGAACTGTTGCTTGAAATGGCCTGAAAAGAAAGTTCATTCTCGGCTTTGGTGGGGTTTGGAGAAGTGGCACAGAATTTGCTTTCAGATCTGTCACTAATAATCCTGGATGCTTGGCTGGACAAAGATTTATTGTTCTTGGAATGTTCTGCTTTCTGGCCTGCAATCTCTATCAAACACAGAGATTTGCTTAAGTTCTCCTCAGTGACCCACTGACATTCAGTGTTGAGGATAGCATCTGGCTCGGGTTTAAGTTCAGCGCTTGCATTGCAAGAAGACTGCCGTTTATGAGAAGGGAACAATAAAgagctttcctcctcttcctcttcctcttccttgctTTGCTCTGCCAAAAGCTCCAAGGCCTTTAATCGTTTATCCTTGACCTCCGTTGGACAAAATGCAAGGCTGGCGAGTTGCTCAGCATGTTGAGGAGGACAATTCTCCTGATACACTGACACAACATTAATTTGATGTTGATTCTGACCCAAATTACCCTTTGATGTATCCAAAGGAGATGTTGGCAACTCCACAGTTACTTTAATGGGAgtgttctttttctcttcctgctTGGAGGTCTTCTCCCTTTTCCGTAGAGTCCAATTTTTCATGGTCGAAGCTCCACTTTTTAACCAGGTGCTGGGATGGAGAGTAACAGGGCTTTTATGAGGAGGCCATTCCATGCTCTCTTTCTTAACACCGAGCAAGCTGCTATTTTGACTAGTGCTAGCCGAAGAACCAACCCCTGATCCAAGGTGGACCCCTGAGAAGGGGTTAAAGTCAGGAGAAACCTCCCCACACTTCCTCTGCGAGTGAAATGTGCAGTCCAGAGGAGAGGAAGTTTCAGTTGGGGTAAAGACAGAGTAGTCCGAAAACTGGGAAAAAGCACTATCTAGAGAGCTCATTGAAGATCCCGAAGGAGAAGTGCCAGGGGACGATAGGCTAGAACAACTAGTCCTTGAGCAAATGTTCAACCTAAGTGGAGGCGGTGGGAGAAGACGGTTACATGTATCTTTCTTTTCAATGGTGTGGCTTTCAGGGCTATCCTTGCCCACATCTATACCCATTGCCAGACTCTGATTCATAAGTTTTTGGCCTTCCACTTGGAGTGAACGAAGCTGTTTTAGATAGTCCTCATCCATGTGGGACAGAACAGCATCACAGCTGGCTTTCCGCACAGCACTTTCATGAAAGCCACTTCGTGGTGTAAAGTTGGAGGCAAGAAGACCAATAGTGGGTTCAGAGCAGCGCCTGTGCCTCCTTGAGCTTTTGTGAACATCTGAGATGGTTGTTGATGAGTAGCCTGATGTGATAGAGCACAGAGActcattttcagagtgttccCGTGAAGGTGATTTGTGATGAAACCCAACTGAAATAGATACTGGCTGAGATTTAGCTGGCAATTTGATTTGAGGTCCTTCAGATTCATGTGGGTCCAAATCACAGTCGCTCAGGGTCAAAACAGAGTCCCGACTCCTGTTTTCCTGACCCCGTTTTTTGAGCAGGTTGTTAAATGATGAGTCTGCACAGTCATTCAGTTCATTTTCCAAACTGTCATAGGATGAGTCATTCAGATGAAAAGAGGAGAGATCTGTAAGAATATGAAATAGTTGTTAGCACACCCGGGGGGCCACCAGCTCAATCAAAAGTAGCACtacttgacccccccccccccaaaaaaagcatacattttatttattagtttTCAGAACCCAGCATGCATTCAAAAGTCTTAATCTAATTTACTTATCCCCAAAGCTATCCTGTTAAAGGCCACACAGCCAGCTTCATGAAATTTGATCCTAGGAGTCTTGCATTCAAATCATACACAATCTCCTTCCCTGTATTATACTGAGATCTAAAAAAAAACTTATAGCCAGCAGGACACCAAGACCAAACTCCTATACAGAAGACAAGTTAACTGCTAGAAtgtcatgtattttattttgtttctttactTTACCTGAACAATCTTCTCTGTTGTCATTTTTGGGCACCAAATCTGCAAAGAGGGAAGTAATGTCCTCTCCAAAAATCCTGCAACTGTTTTCAATTAGAAATTGTACAAGGATGgaaacctacaatcaaagaagaaTAGTACTTGCGTCAAAGAATTTAAGACAGATTTGACACTGCATAGTTCATTGCCAAGGCACCAATTTGGCTGTGCCTTAGATGGTTCCCCACGCAGAAGCTCTTTCCCCCCGTCATCACAGTTTTGAGATTGATGTAGCTCATCCTTTATTATTTTAGCGTTCTCTGTTATTACAGAGTATGCACTTATGCAAATCTTGCATTAAAAGAATGCCCTTTACATCCAGGATGGTGCATATTAATAGTGCAcagcttttaaaacaaacaagCCTTCCTTTTCTCTCATCCCTGCTGTTTCCTTGGTATGTAACAGGTTCTTTCCAAAACCTCTTCCTTTTCTGCTTCGCACTGGAACATTCTCCCTGCCTGCCTCCTGTTAGCTGTGTGTGATCCCATTTCTGTGCCAGTTCTTTTTCTCCCACACAAATCCTCCTCGTGCAACCTGTTTATTCTAGGCTGCCTCCCAAGATAGGACTGGAATCGGAATATGCCCTATTAGAAACAGTGGTCATatcaggaaaggaggaggaggaggagaatggaaTAAGATTATTGTTGTTCTTGATTTTATAGCACCCCATCAAAATATTGTCTTAGCCTTTTAAATTAAGCCAAAAAAGTATTTGAATTAGCCATAGCAAAATACATAGGGATCTTAACTGGTTTCAGACAAGATTTGATATTCAATGAATCAACGTAGAGAAGGTTTTTTATCCACATTAAATAATTTCAATGTTTACAATGGAAACTGTGCAGTTTAAAACTtctatataaaaataacaaatcaAAATAAAGTCTCTGGACACTGAAAACAGTTGATCAGGAATTCAATTCCTGTTACCAGAAACTCTGAGAGAAACTAGTTACCTAACAAACCTCTTGTTCGTTATAGTCCCTGAAAAATGTTATTATAGAACTGGTCTTAATATGGTTGATAAAAACTATCTAAGTACCCCCAaacaaacagagaccaataaaaaTACTTCAGAAAAAAAGATTCACTAGAGATGGCCCAAGGATTATTTGGGGAACTTTTCCATCCTGTTTATGTAGTGGAGAATGTTCATCTTCCCTACACTGAAATACTGTCAGAAAtactaaaaattaactaggtatttttaattacaaaaatgtgaatcAAGCACTGAAAtggttaaatggatgcaatgattCAGCAAAAGCTGAAGTTCTATATAAGCAAGTATGCCTGTAGCTTAGTAGACCTCAGCATTAGTCAGTCTCAGTGAGCGAAGGCCTCTGTGTGTGAGAAGGTCTCAGTGAGAAAATGTCTCAATGTGTGAAGGCCTCAGTGTTAGTAGCCTCACTGTGAAGTAGGCCTCTGTGTttgtaggcctcagtgtgagaaagccttgtgtgtaaagctccagtgtgaagactgctgtgtgtaaagctcaagtgagaagctccagtgtgaaggctgctgcgtGTAAAGCTActatgtgaagctcctgtgtaagttcggtgtgagagcAGGCTCTGTGAGACAAAAGCTGTTTATCTGAATGAGAAAGAAGACCAGCGTTGAGATAAAGGaggaagtataataataataataataataataataataataataataacaataataataataataataaaactttatttataccccgccaccatctccccaatagggactcggggcggcttacatggggccacgcccaaaacaatacaatgtaaacagcatataaaagaacagcacaacacaatacaataaataatacagtaaataatatccattacaaaataaaacaaggagacaataaaaacaagggcagaccacatgaacattaagttaaaactcggggtgagaaagacataaaaataaaaaccacggcgaacagggtcataagggagtggggtattctggaggatagatattagagggagcaacggaaaagaaatataaaatggttactctccaaaagcgcagcgaaagagccatgttttcaagtctttcttgaaggctgctagtgtgggggcttgcctaatctcagcaggcagagaattccacaatcggggggccacagcagaaaaggccctctcccttgttcccacaaggcgggtctgggatatcgggagtggggacaggaaagcttcccctgatgagcgaagggatcgtgtaggtttgtggtaggagatacggtcacgaaggtaggtgggtcccaaactgtttagggctttatatgtgatgggatacaccttgaattgggaccggaaaataaaaggcagccagtggagctccttgaacaggggagtagatctctccctgtaactcgcccccataattaacctggcagccgagtgctggaccaattgtagtttccgggccgtcttcaagggaagccccacgtagagcgcattacagtagtccagtctagaggtaactaaggcatgcaccaccgtggtcaagtcagacttcacgaggtatggtcgcagttggcgcacaagcttgagttgtgcgaaggccctcccggccaccgccgacacctgcgcctcaagtgtcagcgctgagtccaggaggacccccaaactgcggacctgtgatttcagggggagtgcgaccccgtccagcacaggttgccacccaataccccgatccgacacgcgactgaccaggagggcctctgtcttgtcaggattgatcctcagcttgttcctcctcatccagtccgccacagcggccaggcactggttcagcatccgaggggcttccttggagtcagatggaaacgatttgcgtgtcatctgcgtagagatggcaacaccctccaaaactccggatgacctctcccagcggtttcatgtagatgttaaatagcatgggggatagaatagacccttgcgggaccccacaggtcaatggccaggggtccgagcaggtgtcccccagcttcaccatctgggaatggccctccaggaaggcctggagccacagcagaaccgtgccaccgagccccatcccagagagcctccccagaaggataccatggttgatggtatcgaaagccgctgagatgtccaagagaaccagcagggtcacactccccctgtccagttccctgtggaggtcatccaccaaggcgaccaaagccgtctcagtactgtgcccaggcctgaagccagactgcgagcggttcagaaaatcagtgtcatcgaggaactcctggagctgcgtggcaaccacccgctccagaaccttgcccaaaaatgggaggttggaaattggtctgtagttgttacatacagatgggtataaagaactttatttgtgttatggaaaccttgtttttgtaaatagtgcaaccatattatttttgcTACAAataaaagcctcctaaggaagagataacattggtctgtgtgtttttgttcttttgatcacttttggctactggtgctgggtcacgctgctgctaatagtTTACTCTGCTATACATTCACGGGGTCTTTTGCCCAACAACTACTTGGTGTAAGGTCTAAAGGCACATCTCTCCAAAATGTACTGCATTTGTTTTAATCTGCTTCAATGTTTTGTGTCTGAATTACTGTTTTGTTGGAAAGACAGGAtagaaaagtaataaataaataaagccccaAAGCATGGTGACACACCTTTCACTTCTGCTTTCTTTTGAGCCACTTCTTTGGATTATTTGAAACAGCTCCAAGTGAAAGAGATAGATAATAAAGCAGAACTACTTTGTAAGTTACCTTTTTCATGAATTCCCCTTCAGTCCCAGGGCTTGCAGGAGCTGAAGGCCAGAGCAAGCTAGGTGCAATGCACACAGCTAAATTAAATGCCGTCATCTGATTGTCCTCAGATTGCTTTTCTATGCTGTGTAAGACTCCAAAGAGATAACGTAATAGCACCACGTTGGCTCTGGGGAGCTGTTCAATTAACCTAGGAGCaaagaaaacttttttaaaaaaggagagcaCTCGGCAAAAGAACCGCTTCAAAActccctctcagctttctcttcatcCTATCCCACCATCCCCACATGTATCAACCTGAGGCCCACTGCATACAAAAATGGAAGCCTACAAAGAAAACAAGGTTATGTTAACATTCAACATTCAATACAGAGACTTGCTCCCCAATTCCAGACTGCTAGAAACAGAAACACAAATAAATACACTACAATTATGAATTTGGCTGAAATTGAAGTGGTAAAAACTACATGTACTAATTCCCTTCTTTCTAGgtgctcatttttaaaaaaataaatagcacAAGAGGTTATGCAAACAATTCTACCTGTGGATGCTTTTGATCTTCTCTTCATGGTTCCCTTTATCCATTAAAGAAACCCACTGATCACAGAGCTGGGATGAAAAAATGCTGCCTGGGATATTTCGAAGAAAATCcttaaagaaagaggaagaaggaaaaacatATGAACAAACGTTTCTACATGTGAGCAAAAACCTAAATGTAGGCCATTTAACAGCTGAGGCAGTGTGATTCAAGATTATGTTTTATATCCTGTAGCCAACTGGCTATTTATCAGCCCATCATTAAATGTTATTGGTCCTGTCAGGCCTAGAAAGCTTGGGTTTAGATTTGAAGGATCATATTTCACAATATGAACCAACAAACTATCTATCAGGCCATCATTAAATGTTTTTGGTTCTATGTGAACTATCAATATATGGATAAATCTGACAAGTTTTCTGGGAGGTGGGGTGGGGGGCTGGGGGGGCAGTTGGCTGTGCCCAGGACTTCCTCTCAGCCTGGCGATGCAGTGGCCTGCCATGTCCCCAAGCTGAGAGGACAAGGAGAGCTCTCAGCAACCACATGTCTCTGCCTTAGCCCTCCTTGCTCAGACACCTGCTGCTGGGGTGGAGATTGAGGAGGACAGCGGTGGATGGGTTCCTGGACAGCCAGATGGGTGGCGCTCTGCCCCTGACGGTGAGTGGTATCTCTGGGGCTGGGATCCCTGGGTCCTCCTCCAGCAGCATGTTCTCCTCTTCCTATTTTTCCCTCTtcttgttcttcctcctcctgctcttctGGATGTCGCGTGGTGGTCTGTGGGATTGTGAGCTGGGGCTGGAGGGCACTGGGGCTTTTCTTGGCGCATGGACTGGCTGCCTCCCTCCAAACCACAAACATGACAAGGTGAGGGGCATGGAGAGAGCGAGGAGTCTACTGGGGGTGATGCCAATCTGAGTGCTACATGGAGCAGTGGGAGCgggagcagcagcaacaacataggCAGCAGAGGCGGCAGCAGAGGGAGAGGCAGCAGTCAGCCAGTCCCTGCCCCATATgaagaggagggaaggagaggggagAAAGGGGAGGCCCACTCTTATTGCCCACTCTCATACCCTCCTCACATCCATCCTTCTTTCCGAAGGGGTGCCCCATTAGTGCCACGGGGTGCCCCATTGGGACCGGGCTGtagtgcagctggctagtaaccagctgcaataaatcactactgactgagaggtcatgagttcgaagcctgggtcgggttaagcccccgaccattaaatagcccggcttgctgttgacctatgcagccccgaaagacagttgcatctgtcaagtagggaaatttaggtacgctttatgcgggaggctaatttagctaatttacaacaccataaaattgccagaaaacacgaggaaaggaatgaggaagtacagccagtagtggacggtgaagcaacagctccccctgtggccggaattgtaaagctggaaaaatgttaaatgcctctgtgtctgtctatactgtatgttgtttgtctgttggcattgaatgtttgctatatatgtgttcattgtaatccgccttgagtccccttcggggtgagaagggcggaatataaatattgcaaataaataaataaataaaacaccatCTTCCAAGTGGTAGGAGGCTTGGAAGTCCCCTTGGCTAGGCTCTCCACTTCTCCCTGGACCACCTTGGATTCTTCTGGTGGGGCTTATCGGCCATGTGCCGCCCTTTCCACCCACCATGTGGACCCTCAGCTCTTGCTACTGTAGTGGCATGCTGAGAGGGCCGAGGCAGACGAGGGTCTAAGGAAAGAGCCTGAGGGGCTGCATTCAGCCCACAAtcctgggtttgcccatgcctgagctagattcgctaatcagtggttctcaacctgtgggtccccagatgttttagccttcaacacttagaaatcctaacagctggtaaactggctgggatttctgggagttgtaggccaaaacacctggggacccacaggttgagaaccactgcactagataaagactacatctcccagcatttctATCCACTAGCCATATACGTAAGAGTGATAACCcaacacatttggggggggggggcaggttatATATCCCTGGACTACTGGTTTGTGGTTTGATTCATTAGAAAATACAGTTCTTTAAAAATCTAAGGCAGATAATCTATATGGTTATAGCATTACAGAGATGTGAAAGAGATGGCAGTCTACCTTGAACACAGAGGCTGTCACAAATATAGACTCGCAGAGTAAAAGCACTTCATCCCCTGAATCAAGCTTCTCCTTCAGTTCTCGGCAAGATTTGGCATTTGCTGAACGTCTGAAAATCCCCCGAGTGAAAGGCCCCTCTTGATAGAGAAAGGAAAGCATGtcctataaaataaaacatgtcaACCTGATGAGCAGAAAGCATTAAGACGTTTCAGCAGAAGTCAGGTTTTTACCTGATGAAAGAATGGAGGGCCAAGTAAGACTCTCTTCTCATAGTGGCAGCTTTGGCAAAGCCTTACTTTCAGCACCCTAGCACTTCCATTTCACTGCACTGTCTTGACATACACAAAAATGAATGGCTGAGACATAAGGGGAGGTTCTCTGAGTCTCTAATGTAACACATGGTAGGAGAAGAACTTTGTGTTCTGGCTTGTGAGAAAATGGATGAAGTACACAACAGTGCTTGtctttaaatgtcttttaatgCTGGATTTGGGTTATTCTTGAAATGCGGCTATTAGTTTCCTGAAAAAAGAGCTTCTGCAGAACCTCTCAAAATAAAAGTTGGATGGCATGAAAAGAGATGTTCCTTCAGATAATTGTGTCCAAGCTACCAATTGAGATAAGTACACCATATTAAATTAAGCTGAAAATACATAAGGAACTAACATGATAGCAAAATGTAATTCTGGCAACTCTGGAAACTTTCCATACTAGAAAAAGTTTTTGATTCTCACAGAGCAGGCTGTAGAAGCATGCACCAATATAAAGGTATTCACTAAGCCAGTATGATCTTCACTGATCTTTGTTTCAGACCAACATAAAAACCATTATTAGAAGAAGTTTAAAAGCagagtgtatacacacacacttactaTGACAGTTGCAACTTGAAGAGTTAAAATCTAGCCAATCAAAAAGAATGGCAGGTATTGTTTCTTTAACAGAAGGATCTTTGAATGGATGGCCGATAGGGGAAGCAGGAGGAAAACACACCATTATTAAGACTGAGTGACTGTTATTAAAACTGGGATGCAGAAGTTTCTGGCTATACTGGCAATCCCAAGTTCTGAGTAAGATGTCCTAAAGTACCTTTCTGCAAAGAGGAACTTAAGTCTGAGAAATCGCTAACATTTTCTTTGCCTTAAAAACAATGCATTTAAACTTTGCattggaaacttcaactggtacaAAGGTCAGCAGCTAGACTGCTCACAGGAGTGGGATACATacagtataaatactgtaaataaataaatacagggaaaGAACTACCCCGCTCCtaaagcagctacactggcttccagtttgtttctgggcgcaatctccaataccaagtcccataagcactttattagaattaagatcgcatattgcactctgcacttgccctataagccttacatatcacctgtcacatcagcacttttaatcttgtacccattactctggcctggcccagttctattgtgttttagcgtattgttattgcttgttgtttatactgttttaattgtttttaatttgctttttgttttgtattgttatattgtgtgttgaggccttggcctttgtaagccgcattgagtccttcgggagatgctagcggggtacaaataaagtttaataataataataataataataataattcaaggtgctggctttagcctataaagccctaaacggttcaggcccaGTCTACTTGAGGGactgcatctcctcctatcagcccacacgagccctgagatcatcaggagaggcctttctctcagtcccaccaccgtcacaagtaCAGTTAGTGGAGACGAGAGAGAGGGTAGTTTCGTGGTGGCcccacggctctggaactcccttcccaaagaGGTGCGTTCAGTCCCCTCGCTACTGGCCTTTCTATGGAATTAGGCCTTCTTCGGCAACTTATAATACGCTATGAATAGGCAGCCAGTGATTACTACAAGACTTTTCAATGAAAGCTATTATGGTCTGGCAAGGTGCTCATGACCAAATATTAGGAGCTTTGTGATTTTTAGTACATTTTGAGGGCAACCTCAGGGGCCCGAGACCCAGGGAtttttaatgataatgataaatgcTGTCATTATTCTGATTTTATATGGTTTCTATATTGTGTCTAGGTAATGTATTTATTGTTTACTTGGTTGGGTTGGGGGGATAATGTTGTGTTCTTGTAttatgtaattgttgttttttaagcATTTGTCCACCGCTTTGAGTCTTAactatgggagaaaagcaggagaaataaataaataaataaataaattacgtcTGGTTCAACTCACCCCACCCCTATAGGCCTGTGTTAtgctacattttaaaacatatcagTCTTTCCTAATCTGAACATGATTCTTTAGCATTTCAGGATCACCAAGCGATATTACCATATACACTTGTTAACCATGCCTAGTTATAACTATACTTATTATAGTTAGAACTAAAATGTAAAATGTTATTTCAGCCTTAATATATTTTGGAAGAAACTGCATGGCTAGGCAATGCACTGATTTCAGTACAGTAACTCCTTCCACATAGAACCTGCTGCTTATGCATAAGCAACTGTATTGTCCTTGCCTAAATTGCATTGTATGCATATTATGTAGATGGAATAAGTCAACAGCAGGCCCTTGCTTATGTGGAATGCTGAAGACACATTGAACTGAAATAGGTTATAAACCATGGCTTCAAGGAAACCTGGAGAGCACTATCCTTGAGACACACACATAATACTAACACTAGAAGACAAAAGGAAGCAATGCTGTAAAATATGGTTG is a window from the Anolis carolinensis isolate JA03-04 chromosome 3, rAnoCar3.1.pri, whole genome shotgun sequence genome containing:
- the arhgap20 gene encoding rho GTPase-activating protein 20 isoform X2, which translates into the protein MEEAMSPQQDHLGQGRSSSASSDCKKKMKSLAQRRQSAPSLVFSKALNKSRPSVREACFSPISPETCPLVQSFLCPTRAFLLDGHVQLKTGLQTQERHLFLFTDILVVAKPKSQLHFKLKSQARLSEMWTASCLEEVCEGSTSLERSFVLGWPTTNCVASFSSVEQKEKWLTSLQSRIKEEKAKEYPKSIPLKIIAKDVGNCAYSKTLTVTNMDSANDVILMALQQLGINGCEKDYQLWANSGKEGAPYPLIGHEYPFGIKMSHIRDTLPQMQGSKDSVCPLDLQGAFLMEQLPRELQCQFILKPSRLATGQELNELSQKPFKRKRSIINWAFWRGVGAPVDNAPPSLTSPVSGKLFGLSLPAICENDNLPKPVLDMLSFLYQEGPFTRGIFRRSANAKSCRELKEKLDSGDEVLLLCESIFVTASVFKDFLRNIPGSIFSSQLCDQWVSLMDKGNHEEKIKSIHRLIEQLPRANVVLLRYLFGVLHSIEKQSEDNQMTAFNLAVCIAPSLLWPSAPASPGTEGEFMKKVSILVQFLIENSCRIFGEDITSLFADLVPKNDNREDCSDLSSFHLNDSSYDSLENELNDCADSSFNNLLKKRGQENRSRDSVLTLSDCDLDPHESEGPQIKLPAKSQPVSISVGFHHKSPSREHSENESLCSITSGYSSTTISDVHKSSRRHRRCSEPTIGLLASNFTPRSGFHESAVRKASCDAVLSHMDEDYLKQLRSLQVEGQKLMNQSLAMGIDVGKDSPESHTIEKKDTCNRLLPPPPLRLNICSRTSCSSLSSPGTSPSGSSMSSLDSAFSQFSDYSVFTPTETSSPLDCTFHSQRKCGEVSPDFNPFSGVHLGSGVGSSASTSQNSSLLGVKKESMEWPPHKSPVTLHPSTWLKSGASTMKNWTLRKREKTSKQEEKKNTPIKVTVELPTSPLDTSKGNLGQNQHQINVVSVYQENCPPQHAEQLASLAFCPTEVKDKRLKALELLAEQSKEEEEEEEESSLLFPSHKRQSSCNASAELKPEPDAILNTECQWVTEENLSKSLCLIEIAGQKAEHSKNNKSLSSQASRIISDRSESKFCATSPNPTKAENELSFQAISSNSSPRSQEGPDVSKTEWLKKLCTDPKFEAMDKKLFTEESYV